One Leptolyngbya subtilissima AS-A7 genomic window carries:
- a CDS encoding SLC13 family permease yields MTLTSNWLTLGQGLVLALSYLGLALGYVPGLRMNRATIALVSAAVLVALGTLSLEAAWAAIDANTIVFLLSMMVVNAYLSYAGFFNLALVQLLRLTSSPLGLLVLLTLGTGALSAVFLNDTLALVSTPLTLQLTRALKLNPVPYLLAIAGATNTGSLATLSGNPQNILVGSFSDISYLAFAQALLPIAGVGLALQVGLLWLIYPEVRSLTPCPSPVLPRLRLHRPLLIKTTVVSALMLTAFVVGLPLAESAFLAAAALLITRRIKPQRVLGAVDWSLLVMFSGLFILTEAVRSLQVLDAVAPLVTHPAGLLVTTAGLSNLISNVPAVLLIQGLIAPEDT; encoded by the coding sequence CCTGCGCATGAACCGGGCCACCATCGCCCTGGTCAGCGCGGCGGTTCTGGTGGCCCTGGGCACCCTGTCTTTAGAAGCCGCCTGGGCCGCCATTGATGCCAACACCATCGTGTTTTTGCTCAGCATGATGGTGGTCAACGCCTACCTCTCCTACGCCGGTTTTTTTAATCTGGCCCTGGTGCAACTGCTGCGCTTGACCAGCAGTCCCCTGGGCCTGCTGGTGCTGTTAACCCTGGGCACGGGGGCGCTGTCGGCGGTGTTTCTCAACGACACCTTGGCCCTGGTGAGCACACCGCTGACCCTACAGCTCACCCGGGCGCTCAAGCTCAACCCGGTACCCTACCTGCTGGCGATCGCTGGGGCGACCAATACCGGCTCCCTTGCCACCCTCAGCGGCAATCCGCAAAACATTCTGGTGGGCTCGTTTTCAGACATTAGCTACTTGGCTTTTGCTCAGGCGCTGCTGCCGATCGCAGGGGTGGGGCTGGCTTTGCAAGTCGGTTTGCTGTGGTTGATTTATCCGGAGGTGCGATCGCTGACTCCCTGCCCATCGCCAGTGTTGCCCCGCCTGCGCCTGCACCGGCCACTGCTGATCAAAACCACGGTGGTATCTGCTCTGATGCTAACCGCGTTTGTTGTGGGTCTTCCCCTGGCCGAGTCGGCCTTTTTAGCCGCCGCCGCCCTGCTGATTACCCGCCGCATTAAACCCCAGCGGGTGCTGGGGGCGGTCGATTGGTCGCTGCTGGTTATGTTTTCGGGGTTGTTTATTCTCACTGAGGCGGTGCGATCGCTTCAGGTGCTCGATGCCGTCGCTCCGTTGGTCACTCACCCCGCCGGCCTGCTAGTAACAACAGCAGGGCTTTCTAACCTGATCTCCAACGTGCCTGCGGTCCTGCTGATTCAAGGGCTGATTGCCCCAGAAGACACCTAA
- a CDS encoding response regulator transcription factor — MAAPRLRVLLVEDDELFRLGLRMKLQQEADIDSVTEAGDGETAINLVEQHEFDVVLLDIGLPRIGGVEVCRQLKQQYPQLPILVLTSRTDSVLINQLIATGVRGYFLKGGAPETLVLALRSVIAGASWWDHTATLEIQDIAQSKRAPEFLLTPREKQILQLITVGKTTQEIAEAFYITPGTVRVHIHAILQKLDVRDRTQAALLALQKGLITSPSNASVLLGQGLES, encoded by the coding sequence ATGGCTGCTCCACGGCTGCGAGTTCTCTTGGTGGAAGACGATGAACTATTTCGCCTAGGGTTGCGAATGAAATTGCAGCAGGAAGCCGATATCGACAGTGTGACAGAGGCTGGAGATGGCGAAACGGCGATCAACCTGGTGGAGCAGCATGAGTTTGATGTAGTTTTGCTCGATATTGGACTGCCTAGAATCGGCGGAGTTGAGGTCTGCCGGCAGCTCAAACAACAATATCCCCAGTTGCCAATCTTGGTGCTTACATCCCGGACTGATAGCGTCCTAATTAATCAGTTAATTGCGACGGGAGTGCGGGGATATTTTTTGAAAGGTGGTGCTCCAGAAACCCTAGTGTTGGCCTTGCGCTCGGTGATTGCTGGGGCCTCTTGGTGGGACCACACGGCAACTCTTGAAATTCAGGATATTGCCCAATCAAAAAGAGCCCCTGAGTTTCTGTTGACGCCGCGAGAAAAACAAATTTTGCAGCTCATTACGGTAGGCAAGACAACCCAAGAAATTGCCGAAGCTTTCTACATTACCCCAGGCACAGTCAGAGTTCATATTCACGCCATTCTGCAAAAGCTGGATGTGCGCGATCGCACCCAGGCCGCCCTCCTTGCGCTGCAAAAAGGCCTGATTACCTCGCCCTCTAATGCCTCAGTTCTGCTTGGCCAAGGGCTTGAGTCATAG
- a CDS encoding sensor histidine kinase, translating to MVDRPIYPSPHQLRQVPQLSILWITGGLFTGIILLELISSADYVFSYLYIGPILLATLRLSSRFAFRLTLLASFLTLFNLWIPGSHIITPYTIGNRIIAVAAIVVAGVLSHRNRSYEEAIAQQQTKLQLQEQLATFRENFVSTLTHDLKTPLLGAIETLEAFQQERFGRVTEAQQQVLATMMRSQKTSLQLVETVLDIYRNDAEGVQLRRSPVNLVELIEQVVHTLNDLASSYRVSISFSPTAIAAEACWVDGDCLQLHRVVSNLLINAIYHSPIDGRVDVVLESWQDSEPNQQVVKVLDEGLGIRPEELPQLFERFYQGCSDRQAKGSGLGLYLSRQIIEAHGGTIWAENRVPCGAVFGFSLPASYS from the coding sequence ATGGTTGACCGCCCGATTTATCCAAGCCCCCATCAACTGCGCCAAGTTCCTCAATTAAGCATTCTTTGGATAACGGGTGGCTTATTTACAGGCATTATATTGCTGGAGCTAATCTCATCAGCAGATTATGTCTTTAGCTATCTGTACATTGGCCCTATTCTGCTCGCCACCCTGCGATTAAGCTCACGTTTTGCATTTCGTTTGACGCTGCTGGCGTCGTTTTTAACCCTCTTTAATTTGTGGATTCCTGGTAGCCACATCATTACCCCCTACACGATCGGCAATCGAATTATTGCGGTTGCTGCGATAGTGGTGGCGGGGGTGCTAAGCCACCGCAATCGCTCCTATGAGGAAGCTATTGCCCAACAGCAAACAAAGCTACAGCTACAAGAACAACTGGCCACCTTTCGGGAAAATTTTGTCTCCACCTTGACCCATGACCTTAAAACGCCTTTGTTGGGAGCGATAGAAACGCTAGAAGCCTTTCAGCAGGAGCGTTTTGGCCGCGTCACGGAGGCTCAACAACAGGTGTTGGCGACCATGATGCGCAGCCAAAAAACTAGCCTGCAACTAGTTGAAACTGTACTAGACATCTACCGTAATGATGCAGAAGGAGTTCAGCTCAGAAGATCGCCCGTCAATTTAGTTGAATTGATAGAACAAGTTGTTCATACCTTAAATGATCTGGCATCGAGCTACCGGGTTTCAATTAGCTTCAGCCCAACAGCTATAGCGGCAGAGGCCTGCTGGGTTGATGGAGATTGTTTGCAGCTTCACCGAGTAGTATCAAATTTGTTAATTAATGCTATCTATCACTCACCTATAGATGGCAGAGTTGATGTCGTTTTAGAATCTTGGCAGGATTCTGAACCTAATCAGCAGGTGGTGAAAGTATTAGATGAAGGGTTAGGGATTCGTCCAGAAGAGCTGCCCCAGCTGTTTGAGCGATTCTATCAAGGGTGCAGCGATCGCCAAGCGAAGGGCTCGGGTTTGGGTCTATACTTATCTCGACAGATTATTGAGGCCCACGGTGGCACAATTTGGGCCGAGAACCGTGTTCCTTGCGGAGCGGTGTTTGGCTTCAGTCTGCCGGCATCATATAGCTAA
- a CDS encoding ammonium transporter, with translation MGIRILATLAIALCLTLGLFPGEAWAQAPDPLEAAAAAQTAADTTFMLFCTALVLLMTPGLAFFYGGFVRSLNVLNTLMMSFVLMLLVGVTWILWGYSLAFAPGTPFIGGLQWLFLNGVGLETTDYLLGSEPEAVVSYAATVPHQAFMMFQGMFAIITPALISGALVGRLKFKTYFWFVLLWSIFIYCPLAHMVWAKGGFMGLYGGFGALDFAGGTVVHISSGVSALVAALVLGNRRSYPTGLTAPHNVPFIMLGAGLLWFGWFGFNAGSALASGGLATVAFVATNCGAAAAGLVWILMEWVLTGKPTAVGLATGLVAGLVGVTPAAGFVTPVAALLIGGITAFCCYYAIRIKNKMGIDDALDTFPVHGVGGTVGAILTGVFASTDVNEFGANGLLYGNPGQLVKQIVAVAIAYVIAGVGTFVLLKILHAIMGLRVSPEVETQGLDPAEHSEVGYGEQLTSDFTATTTGHPSH, from the coding sequence GTGGGTATTCGGATTCTGGCAACGTTGGCGATTGCCCTTTGCTTAACCCTAGGGCTATTTCCAGGAGAGGCATGGGCACAGGCCCCTGACCCGCTTGAAGCAGCAGCGGCAGCCCAAACTGCGGCAGATACAACATTCATGTTGTTCTGTACAGCTTTAGTACTTTTAATGACGCCGGGCTTAGCATTTTTCTATGGCGGTTTTGTACGCTCTCTCAACGTTCTTAATACGTTGATGATGAGTTTTGTACTCATGCTGCTCGTTGGCGTCACCTGGATTTTGTGGGGATACAGCCTGGCGTTTGCTCCTGGAACGCCCTTCATCGGCGGATTGCAGTGGCTCTTTCTAAATGGGGTTGGGCTAGAGACTACTGACTACTTGCTTGGGTCTGAGCCAGAGGCCGTCGTATCTTATGCTGCGACGGTTCCCCACCAAGCATTCATGATGTTTCAGGGCATGTTTGCCATCATTACGCCTGCCCTAATTTCGGGAGCTTTGGTAGGGCGACTAAAGTTTAAAACCTATTTTTGGTTTGTTTTACTGTGGTCCATATTCATCTACTGCCCTTTAGCTCACATGGTATGGGCCAAAGGCGGATTTATGGGTCTATACGGTGGCTTTGGTGCCCTTGATTTTGCTGGCGGCACCGTTGTCCACATTAGTTCTGGAGTTTCTGCCTTGGTGGCGGCCTTAGTTTTAGGCAATCGCAGAAGCTACCCCACCGGGCTTACAGCGCCCCACAATGTACCTTTCATTATGTTGGGGGCTGGCCTGCTTTGGTTTGGCTGGTTTGGGTTTAACGCAGGCAGCGCTTTAGCTTCGGGAGGGTTAGCAACTGTTGCCTTTGTTGCTACCAACTGTGGTGCTGCGGCAGCAGGTCTAGTCTGGATTTTGATGGAGTGGGTGTTGACAGGTAAGCCGACGGCGGTGGGTCTGGCCACGGGTCTGGTTGCCGGTCTAGTAGGCGTTACCCCTGCGGCTGGTTTTGTGACTCCGGTGGCGGCCTTATTGATTGGGGGCATTACCGCGTTTTGCTGCTACTACGCCATTCGCATCAAAAACAAAATGGGTATTGATGATGCCCTAGATACCTTCCCAGTGCACGGAGTTGGCGGGACGGTAGGGGCAATTCTGACCGGAGTTTTTGCCAGTACCGATGTGAATGAGTTTGGCGCCAATGGCCTGCTCTACGGAAATCCGGGACAACTGGTGAAGCAGATAGTAGCAGTCGCGATCGCCTATGTGATTGCTGGCGTGGGCACCTTTGTCCTGCTCAAAATTCTGCATGCAATTATGGGGCTACGGGTTTCCCCTGAGGTGGAAACCCAAGGTTTAGACCCCGCAGAGCATAGCGAGGTTGGGTACGGTGAGCAGCTAACTTCTGATTTCACTGCGACGACCACCGGTCACCCCAGTCATTAG
- a CDS encoding glycosyl hydrolase family 57, with the protein MTSAMLSPIDWPALEDGLPPLSGREADIAGVMANPEPVFLPRTNLNLADISAGFAIALHMHQPTIPAGATGELINHLQYMFEHPYDGDNHNAGTFAYCYARLGDFIPELVNQGCNPRVMLDYSGTLLWGLQQMDRQDILAKLRRLACDPTYQPYVEWLGTCWGHAVVPSTPVPDLKLHIRAWQHHFAALFGAEALARVRGFSPPEMHLPNHPDVLYAFVKTLKDCGYRWMLVQEHTVESVEGHGLSQPHLPHRLIARNAQGEVEEIVVLIKTQGSDTKLVGQMQPYWEAKNLSQVALGNATVPQLVSQISDGENGGVMMNEFPSAFMRSWYEMREQGGGQRGVVGFNGTEYLELLAAAGAGPETFPICQAVGQSRLWQAMGDASGPDAVAEAIATLRTEDSNFSMEGGSWTGDRSWVQGYDNVLDPMQRLSAQFHQTIARQPERGDDLERQHRYRNALIHNLLLQTSCFRYWGQGTWTGYAEELYRRGQAILAHDFA; encoded by the coding sequence ATGACCAGCGCTATGCTCTCCCCTATAGACTGGCCCGCCCTTGAAGACGGGCTGCCCCCGCTGTCGGGTCGAGAGGCCGATATCGCCGGCGTTATGGCCAACCCGGAGCCGGTGTTTTTGCCCCGCACCAACCTGAACCTTGCGGATATTTCGGCGGGGTTTGCGATCGCCCTGCACATGCACCAGCCCACTATTCCTGCTGGGGCCACGGGTGAGCTCATCAACCACCTCCAATACATGTTTGAGCACCCCTACGACGGGGACAACCACAACGCCGGCACTTTCGCCTACTGCTACGCCCGCCTAGGCGACTTCATTCCAGAGCTGGTGAACCAGGGCTGCAACCCCCGCGTCATGCTCGACTACTCAGGCACCCTGCTGTGGGGCCTACAGCAGATGGACCGGCAAGATATTCTGGCTAAGCTGCGTCGGCTGGCCTGCGACCCTACCTATCAACCCTACGTCGAATGGCTGGGCACCTGCTGGGGCCACGCGGTGGTGCCCTCGACCCCCGTGCCCGACCTCAAGCTGCATATTCGCGCTTGGCAGCATCACTTTGCCGCTCTGTTTGGGGCCGAAGCCCTGGCTCGGGTACGAGGTTTTTCGCCGCCGGAGATGCACCTGCCTAACCATCCCGATGTGCTCTACGCTTTTGTCAAAACTCTCAAAGACTGCGGCTACCGCTGGATGTTGGTGCAAGAGCACACGGTGGAATCGGTAGAGGGACATGGCCTATCGCAGCCCCACCTACCCCACCGCTTGATCGCTCGCAACGCCCAGGGCGAGGTCGAAGAAATTGTGGTGCTGATCAAAACCCAAGGGTCTGACACTAAGCTGGTGGGTCAGATGCAGCCCTACTGGGAAGCCAAGAACCTGAGCCAGGTTGCCCTCGGCAACGCCACGGTGCCGCAGTTGGTCAGCCAAATCAGCGACGGCGAAAACGGCGGCGTGATGATGAATGAGTTCCCCAGCGCCTTTATGCGATCGTGGTACGAAATGCGCGAGCAGGGGGGCGGTCAACGGGGTGTGGTGGGCTTTAACGGCACCGAATACCTAGAGCTGTTGGCAGCGGCGGGGGCTGGACCAGAGACCTTCCCGATCTGTCAGGCGGTGGGGCAATCACGGCTTTGGCAAGCTATGGGTGACGCCAGCGGCCCCGATGCCGTGGCGGAGGCGATCGCCACCCTCCGCACCGAAGACAGCAATTTTTCCATGGAAGGCGGCTCTTGGACGGGCGATCGCAGTTGGGTGCAGGGCTATGACAACGTGCTCGACCCCATGCAGCGCCTGTCTGCTCAGTTTCACCAAACTATAGCTCGTCAACCCGAGCGGGGCGATGATCTAGAGCGCCAGCACCGCTACCGCAACGCCCTGATTCACAATCTGCTGCTGCAGACTAGCTGCTTTCGCTACTGGGGACAGGGCACCTGGACGGGCTACGCCGAGGAACTCTACCGTCGCGGTCAGGCCATTTTGGCCCACGACTTTGCCTAG
- a CDS encoding glucosyl-3-phosphoglycerate synthase produces the protein MDYKQELITTIHDLGYDFERLEQRLTELSQTNPTAVLIPSLYEELERPALATIRDHLSHSPFVNNVIVCLYADTFEQYHHAVQFFEPLPQPTFVLWENGPRITDILQTLQDKGLDLLRFKGKGRAVWLGLGVASLHAAAIALHDADIVTYDRAYPLKLLYPLLEQDFGIAFSKAYYARVGGDPRSMHGRVTRLFVTPLITSLMELFGYRDYLRYLDAYRYPLSGEFALSADLALTTRIPGNWGLEVGLLAEVYRNVSLKRIAQIDLGVFEHKHQTLGSSTNSGLQKMCRDILQSVFRTLTETEQVVIGQDHIRALRIKYRREAQNLARQYFVDARFNGLEYDRHQEEITIETFEQVILEAGNQYLDDPTGTQIPDWTRALAVIPDLREQLLDAILSDMAEARSAPAPVADVTAMASAVY, from the coding sequence ATGGACTATAAGCAAGAGCTAATCACCACCATCCACGACCTGGGGTACGATTTCGAGCGTTTAGAGCAGCGCCTCACCGAACTTAGCCAAACCAACCCTACCGCCGTGCTGATTCCGTCGCTCTATGAAGAGCTAGAGCGCCCCGCCCTGGCCACCATACGTGACCACCTCAGCCACTCTCCCTTTGTCAACAATGTCATTGTCTGCCTCTACGCCGATACCTTTGAGCAGTATCATCATGCGGTGCAGTTCTTCGAGCCGCTGCCCCAGCCCACCTTTGTCCTGTGGGAAAATGGGCCGCGCATTACCGACATTCTGCAAACCCTCCAAGACAAGGGGCTAGACCTGCTGCGGTTTAAGGGTAAAGGCCGGGCTGTGTGGCTGGGGTTGGGGGTGGCTTCTCTACACGCGGCGGCGATCGCCCTGCACGATGCCGACATTGTCACCTACGATCGCGCCTACCCCCTCAAGCTGCTCTATCCCCTGCTGGAGCAAGACTTTGGCATCGCTTTCAGCAAAGCCTATTACGCTCGCGTAGGCGGCGATCCCCGCAGCATGCACGGTCGGGTCACCCGGCTTTTTGTGACCCCGCTGATCACCTCACTGATGGAGCTGTTTGGCTACCGCGACTACCTGCGCTACCTCGACGCCTACCGCTACCCCCTCTCGGGCGAGTTTGCCCTCTCCGCCGACCTGGCGCTGACCACCCGCATCCCTGGCAACTGGGGGTTAGAAGTGGGTCTGCTGGCCGAGGTCTACCGCAATGTGTCCCTCAAGCGCATTGCCCAAATCGACCTGGGCGTCTTTGAACACAAGCACCAAACCCTAGGCAGCTCAACCAACTCGGGGCTGCAAAAAATGTGCCGCGATATTCTGCAATCGGTGTTTAGAACCCTGACCGAAACCGAGCAGGTGGTGATTGGCCAAGATCACATTCGCGCCCTGCGGATTAAGTACCGCCGCGAGGCCCAAAACCTCGCCCGTCAGTATTTCGTCGATGCTCGCTTCAACGGTCTAGAGTACGATCGCCATCAAGAAGAAATCACGATCGAAACCTTTGAACAGGTGATTCTTGAAGCCGGCAACCAGTACCTCGACGACCCGACCGGCACTCAAATTCCCGACTGGACTCGGGCCCTAGCCGTCATCCCCGATCTGCGCGAGCAGCTGCTCGACGCCATTCTCTCAGATATGGCTGAGGCGCGATCGGCCCCAGCACCAGTGGCGGATGTCACCGCAATGGCATCCGCTGTCTATTGA
- a CDS encoding TIGR03643 family protein, whose amino-acid sequence MAHPELNPYTIDRVIEMAWEDRTPFEAIKTQFGLAEKQVIAIMRSHMQPSSFRLWRKRVTGRNTKHQHKRDFALGRFKSANQK is encoded by the coding sequence ATGGCCCATCCTGAACTCAACCCATACACCATTGACCGCGTCATCGAAATGGCCTGGGAAGATCGCACACCCTTTGAGGCAATTAAGACTCAGTTTGGGCTAGCAGAAAAACAGGTGATTGCTATCATGCGTAGCCACATGCAGCCCTCTAGTTTTCGTCTGTGGCGGAAGCGGGTGACAGGGCGCAATACCAAGCATCAGCACAAGCGAGACTTTGCCCTAGGCCGGTTTAAGTCGGCTAACCAAAAATAG
- a CDS encoding helix-turn-helix domain-containing protein, protein MKPGSKYYPLFNHLKTSGKAEVLLTFTDIEDLLGNPLPHSAVERKNWWSNRDTPAALQAGAWVGAGYHVYAIDVDSKTVTFRKFESQYNIEQKDGKIVWQQDAIRALRKHMSLTQMEFAEQMGVRRQTVSEWENGVYDPDRSTAKFLELIAKQANFTVPLPEDPQSL, encoded by the coding sequence ATGAAACCCGGCAGCAAGTACTATCCTCTGTTTAATCACCTAAAGACCTCTGGCAAGGCCGAAGTTTTGCTGACCTTTACCGACATTGAGGACTTACTTGGGAATCCGCTACCCCACTCAGCCGTTGAGCGCAAAAACTGGTGGAGTAACCGCGATACCCCCGCCGCTCTCCAAGCTGGAGCCTGGGTAGGAGCGGGCTACCACGTCTACGCCATTGATGTGGATAGTAAAACAGTTACCTTTCGCAAGTTTGAGTCCCAGTACAACATTGAGCAAAAAGACGGCAAAATCGTTTGGCAGCAAGATGCTATTCGTGCCCTGCGCAAGCATATGAGCCTTACCCAGATGGAGTTTGCTGAGCAGATGGGTGTACGCCGTCAAACCGTCAGCGAATGGGAAAACGGGGTCTACGACCCTGATCGCAGCACTGCTAAGTTTTTAGAGTTGATAGCTAAACAGGCCAATTTTACCGTACCCCTACCCGAAGATCCCCAAAGTCTTTAA
- a CDS encoding family 10 glycosylhydrolase has product MTQQSGKGLLLGAVTRWTRSLTIAGLVGVGLPMLPVLAEAQIPSGQNQPAGTAALPDNLELYLELTDDSEAESFPLVPTAEPAPAPRPGRRPTHVPSAPPLPPSQRPRVLQPVNSDNATVDSPSPTSGDPAEQIAPAVIELSPTGRPPSPVVFLAMQQELKNLIGRFESALIMANSLDAPTALTLPDRSPVLTAAADPVNVAGGSGAYLHPTLGEAQQLLNDWDGLMAAGKHSEVRDRWLATRTALWENFPTERPINQGEIRAMWLDRGTIVRARSPQGLSEIFDKLAAAGINTVFFETVNAGYTIYPSQVAPEQNPLTQGWDPLAAAVDLAHQRGMTLHAWVWVFAAGNQRHNRLLNQPADYPGPIISRHPNWAAYDNSGSLIPGGQDKPFLDPANPEVRSYLTRLMTEIVTNYEVDGLHLDYIRYPFQDPGANRTYGYGEVARWRFQSMTGVDPTTINPRPDDTLERNQQIQQQVLWERWNEFRVQQVTSFVQSISSTLRRQHPELVMSAAVFANPEHERLQRIQQDWGAWARADYLDWVVLMSYAGDTSRFERIVSPWLVNESFGSALVIPAIRLLNLSNAATLDQMQASRDLPTPGYALFAAADLNTELNAVLAQTQSGSPPGPTTPYAMAASRYAALQREWSWLLAHQRLWMDRNALEPWISQVNNLGSEFDVLAQEPSRRNLETVKAELARVRASVNQGMSVDTANGSYRLRSWQHRLAAIEQLLEHGEKTQP; this is encoded by the coding sequence GTGACACAGCAGTCAGGCAAGGGCCTTTTACTAGGCGCGGTGACCCGTTGGACGCGGTCTTTGACCATTGCAGGGTTAGTCGGGGTGGGCCTGCCCATGCTGCCGGTCTTGGCCGAGGCCCAGATTCCATCTGGGCAAAACCAGCCTGCTGGCACTGCTGCTCTCCCCGACAACCTAGAGCTATACCTCGAACTCACCGACGATTCCGAGGCAGAGAGCTTTCCCCTAGTTCCCACCGCCGAGCCAGCGCCCGCTCCCCGCCCTGGACGGCGTCCCACTCATGTGCCGTCGGCGCCGCCGCTGCCCCCCTCCCAGCGTCCTAGGGTGCTTCAGCCCGTTAATTCAGACAATGCCACAGTAGACTCGCCCAGCCCCACCTCGGGAGACCCCGCCGAACAGATTGCTCCGGCGGTGATTGAGCTGTCGCCCACCGGACGGCCCCCCAGCCCGGTAGTGTTCCTGGCCATGCAGCAGGAACTCAAGAATCTGATTGGCCGCTTTGAGAGCGCTCTGATTATGGCGAACTCGCTGGATGCGCCCACGGCGCTAACCCTACCCGATCGCTCACCCGTGCTCACCGCTGCCGCTGACCCAGTGAATGTGGCTGGGGGAAGCGGGGCCTATCTGCACCCTACCCTAGGCGAGGCCCAGCAGCTTTTAAACGATTGGGATGGACTGATGGCGGCGGGTAAACACAGCGAGGTGCGCGATCGCTGGCTGGCTACCCGCACTGCCTTGTGGGAGAACTTTCCCACCGAGCGCCCCATTAACCAGGGGGAGATTCGCGCCATGTGGCTCGATCGCGGCACCATTGTGCGGGCCAGATCGCCCCAGGGGCTCAGCGAAATCTTCGACAAACTGGCTGCTGCCGGCATCAACACCGTTTTCTTTGAAACCGTGAATGCGGGCTATACCATCTACCCCAGCCAAGTGGCCCCCGAGCAAAACCCCCTTACCCAAGGCTGGGATCCCCTCGCTGCCGCCGTGGATCTGGCCCACCAGCGGGGCATGACCCTACACGCCTGGGTATGGGTGTTTGCGGCGGGCAACCAGCGCCACAACCGCCTGCTCAACCAGCCCGCCGACTACCCCGGCCCGATCATCTCACGGCACCCCAACTGGGCCGCCTACGACAACAGCGGCAGCCTCATCCCCGGTGGGCAAGACAAGCCTTTCTTAGACCCCGCCAACCCCGAGGTGCGCAGCTACCTCACCCGGCTGATGACCGAAATCGTCACCAACTACGAGGTCGATGGCCTGCACCTCGACTACATTCGCTACCCCTTTCAAGATCCTGGGGCCAACCGCACCTACGGCTATGGCGAAGTCGCCCGCTGGCGCTTTCAGAGCATGACCGGCGTTGACCCCACCACTATCAATCCCCGACCCGACGATACCCTAGAACGCAACCAGCAGATTCAGCAGCAGGTGCTTTGGGAGCGCTGGAACGAGTTTCGCGTGCAGCAGGTGACCTCGTTTGTGCAATCCATCTCCAGCACCCTGCGGCGGCAGCACCCTGAGCTGGTCATGTCGGCGGCGGTGTTTGCTAACCCCGAGCACGAGCGGTTGCAGCGTATTCAGCAAGACTGGGGAGCTTGGGCCAGAGCCGATTACCTCGACTGGGTAGTGCTGATGAGCTACGCGGGCGACACCAGCCGCTTTGAGCGCATTGTCTCCCCCTGGTTGGTGAATGAATCCTTTGGCTCAGCCTTGGTGATTCCGGCGATTCGGCTGCTGAACCTGTCAAATGCCGCCACCCTCGACCAAATGCAGGCTAGCCGCGACCTACCCACCCCCGGCTATGCCCTATTTGCCGCCGCCGATCTAAATACTGAATTAAACGCTGTGCTGGCCCAAACCCAGAGCGGCAGCCCGCCTGGCCCCACCACTCCCTACGCCATGGCAGCTAGCCGTTATGCCGCCCTCCAGCGCGAGTGGAGTTGGCTGCTGGCCCACCAGCGCCTCTGGATGGATCGCAATGCTCTAGAACCTTGGATTAGCCAGGTCAACAATCTAGGCAGCGAGTTTGACGTCCTGGCCCAAGAGCCATCGCGGCGCAACCTAGAAACCGTGAAAGCCGAACTGGCTAGGGTGCGCGCCTCGGTGAACCAGGGGATGTCGGTGGATACAGCGAACGGTAGCTATAGGTTGCGATCGTGGCAGCATCGGCTGGCTGCGATCGAGCAGTTGCTAGAGCATGGAGAGAAAACTCAGCCATAG